The Sorghum bicolor cultivar BTx623 chromosome 6, Sorghum_bicolor_NCBIv3, whole genome shotgun sequence genome contains the following window.
CCGCCGGGGTCGGTCGGCGGGAGAAGAGGGGAGGGGAGCTTCGAGATGGGGACGGCCGCCGCAGCAGCGCGCTTTGTGAACTACCCGCTCGTCGCGGCGCTCCTCGCGTTCGCCGTCGCGCAGTCCTCCAAGTTCTTCACCACCTGGTGAGTCAACCCCGCCAGTTGTACGTCTTCCGCCCCGTCGTCCCCCGCCCCGCCGTTGTGCTCGCATTTCTGTGCGGCGATTTGGATCCTCGGTGGACGCGTCGTTGTTGCTTACGCTTTCGGTGCTCCCGTGCGAGCAATGCTTAGCCGAAGTGGAATCGTGTGAAATTTTCGTGGTTTTTGGGTTCGTAGATCGTCCGCCAAGTACATACTTGTTTCATGGTGTTCCATGGTTGTCTGTGTTAAGTGATTTTAGGTTATTTTTGTTTGGTTGCTCAGTTTGCCAGCTAGAGTCAAGGGCGAATCTAGCTTGTAGCTAGTGGGTGCAAAtgcaacacccaaaatttggaaaaacagttttttttttctaaaatttcaccatatatCCACCATGTATAGTACAAGTCTCTGCCCCCGCACCGCCCTTTAAttaatttgctctagcttcgcccTCCCCTCTGTAACTGCTTCAGTGTTTAGACTGCAAATCCCATGGTAGCTGTAGTTCCCCAGCTTCACTGCATCAGTAATTTAGATTAACTTCCTCACGCTATTATGGTCTGCCGTATCTGCTCTTGCAAAATATGCAGTCACGAACTATCCACAGGATATTTTGTATATGAGGGGCAACAGAAACACCAAATGCATGTGCTGTGGGAATTGGAGGGCAATGTTGGTGCAAAATATGGAGTCACGAAGTATCCACAGGATATTTGGTATATGAGGGGTAACAGAAACACCAAATGCATGTGCTGTGCGAATTGGACTGCAATTTTGGTGGGCACTAGAGAATTTTTTTTTCCCTGCCTGTTTTTGGTATATGCTGTATTGGAGTAGTGGAGACACCACTTTGGAGCATTTTGCTGTTAGCACTTAGAATATGTAGTGTTGTGCAATTCAGGTATAGAGTACTTTGGAACCCAGAATTCTTCTCGCCCTTTAGGGCTCTATGGACCAAAACCTGTAAAGTATCCCAGTATGTTCGATGGGAGTAGATTGGACTATTTGTTTTTGGGTGCATAGTTTACGTTGGTTGCAAGGGCACAATGGCTGTAACTGTAAGTATGGTGAGCAATCGAAATTACTCTGGTTCTTCTTTGACATTATTGAAAGATTTATGTCACTGTATTATTAGTTATTGGTCTTTCCTGGTAATCTGAGAACAGATTTGTGCTGTCCGAGTTAGGTATGAAGTGCATTGGGACCAGAGTTGTTCTCACTCTAGTTCTTCTGCCTCCCCAGGGCCTGCTTATTGTGTAGTCCCTCCTTCCCGTGCTGTGAATCCTTTGTACAGTGTTGTCTCTCTTTTGGTTTTAATAAAATTCACAGTGGGGGCCTCCCCTGGTGTATATTTCgctcaaaaaaaaagagttgtTCTCGCTCCTTCGGGCTGTACATTCTAAGACCTGTATTCTGGTTCTATTAGGAATGCTAAAACACATATCCCAGCATGTCAGAGTGTTGCACAAGCTTGGTTGTGTCAATTTATTTGTATTGTTTGTATTTGGTCACATACTGTTTCTGTTAGTTACAAAGAATAGCTGTAGGTATGGTAAGTAATCTAAATAActcttgttcttccttgttaacGTATATTGGAAGAATAGGTCAACACAGATGGTAACTTTGGTATCTGTGTATTGTGCATGCATGAAAATAGGCCCTGCCATTGCCATTGGATTTAATTGCCCTCACTGTTTTGTAGCTGTACAGTACCATAATGATATTTTTTTTGACATGCCTGATATTGTTAACAAAATTGATTGCTTGGTGACCATTTGATGACACAATCACACAAAGACCTAATTGGCATCAGGGCAGATTTTTTGGGAACACTGTGTATTCTAACTGGAATTTGGTCGCTCATATACCTTGTTCTCATAATCTCATCTAGTTTGCTATAAGAATTGATCTGCTCTGCTCTAATTGTATGGTCATAATCAATTTGGATATGAAAAAGGAGTGCAGAAACTCACAGACATCAATTAGTCATATGTATTTTTTAATGACAGATTTAAAAGTCCTTTTGTATTGTGTAATTGAATTCATCTTAGCATAGGATTTTTTTCCACCAAATTGAATTTTATTACCCAAAAGCAACGGAATTACAAAAGTTTTGCAATCCATAGTTTGATACTCAACCGAGCTAACGAACTGCCAGATTGAACTGAACGCGCAGAGTTCAGTCAACAGGCGATCAAAAACCACTGAAACCCAACATAGACTACAAAAAGGACAGCACAAACAACGACCAAGTTTAGCACTACTCGCTGTCAAGGCTAGGAACTTTATTACAAGTCCAGATTGGCTAATACAGCACATAAGATGGGTCCAAGCCGCACGCCTTCTAGACGCCCACACTGTAAACTTCTTGTTTAGATGATCGTGAGTCTGTTATCTCCATAGAAAATGCTGGTGTTGATGCCTAAGCCTAAATCAaaaccaaattgatttttggtcCATATATCACTTTAGTGTAATACTCTGATGATGGCATTTCTATTTATTCCAAATTTTTTCCTAACACTTATTCTGACAATGCTTTGGTGTAGGTACAAAGATGGCCGGTGGGATGCCAGACAGTTTATAGCTTCTGGAGGGATGCCATCATCCCACTCAGCTACAGTGACAGCACTTGCAGTGTCTGTGGGAATCCAAGAAGGCTTTCGTAGTGCAACCTTTGCAACTGCACTGGTCTTTGCATGCGTGGTGCGAACAATATTGAAGTTATTTATTCGTTATTTAATTGTCTGTCTAGTTGTGTAGACTGTAGAATGCTGGACTAGTTTGTACTCCCTTCATTCCAAATTACAAGATGTTCtagttttctagatacattgcttttactatgtatttggacatagtgtatatctaagtgcatagcaaaagctatgtatttagaaaacccaaaacgtcttataatttggaacggagggagtactaaatAGTTAGCTTGATTTAGCTCTTGTGCATCTAGGTATTCTGCAAATCTTTTTCATATTAAACTACTGCTTGAACTGCATTTTGATTGCAGTACTCAAGTTCATCTACTTCTTGCAGTGAGTCAAGGATGTGCATTCTTGCTAGCTGTTACTTGTTCTTATCAATGCAACCTTTGGTTTGACTTAGTttgaacttttgtttgcaggttaTGCATGATGCTTTTGGAGTCCGGTTACATGCCGGGAAGCAGGCAGAGGTTTGCCACTGTCACCCTAAAATGACATATATGGCGTTGTGTTTAAACAGAGCACCAACATTTTCTGCAAAATTGCTATTTGACTTTAGTTACATTGATAAGTTTTCTTCTTTTAGCATAAAAATCTGGATGATATTTGCCTTTTCATGGGGCACTTAACTTAATAAATAAGTCATTGAAGAGTATCCTTATCCGAGATGATTGTTCTGTTCCCAAACACTTCACTTTATGCCTGAaaagatggatgaaaaaatgtaCTTTTGAAATTCTTCATTGACATTCAAATGTGACTAGCATGAAGTATGAAGTAACCTTTTCTTATGAAATGATATTTCTATCATGTTTACATGCTCCGTCACCAGTTAATGTCAAAATTATTTCGTTAAGAATTTTAAGATATAATATCTCATTCAATATGGTATTTTCAAGTTCCTGTAACAGCAAGGCAAGATGGATGCTTATGCTGTTTATGCAAATCCTTTCAGGTGCTGAATCAAATTGTCTATGAGCTGCCAGAAGAACACCCATTATCAGAGACAAAGCCATTGCGTGAAATCCTTGGACATACTGTTCCTCAGGTTGAATTAAATGCTTTGTATTACCTCCCTTGATATTTTAACTATTCTGTGGCCGTTCTTTTTCAGTTTATCAAATATGAAGATGTTAGATGCACTGGGTAACTATAGGCTACAGCATTCCTAACCTGTGATTGACAATCAGTTTCAGCGTGTAAAAACCCTATTACCCTACTATCCTGAAAAATGCTTAAAATGCAAATGAAATTAAGAACGTTTTCACATGCAGATAACGAAGTGTGCCTATTTCCTTCATCGTCTATACCATCGTTATCACCTCTGATATATTGAATTTCTCTTCTAATTGTCTGACACAACAGTTTGACAGCAGTCCACAATCAGATAGTACATGCAACCTTCTAggagtaatatatatatattctctcTTTGGACATGTCAGGTTGTGGCCGGTTGCATCCTTGGAATCCTCATGGCTGTCGTTATGCACTTGGCTCTCGGCAGTTCTTAGTCAAGTGTTGTTCCTGGATGTCGTGACAGATCACCAAATATCTAGCTGGTGATGGCTACAAAGCATGAAAGGATGATCTCCCCATGGATCTGGTTGTCTCAAGTGTTTGACAGTACAAAGTTCTAACTGATTTAGATCTGGACTGTAGGATATAGGTTGTAGCTCGAGTTGGTTGTTGTAAATCTGAAAAGTTTTACTTTCAACTCCAACCACGGTGTGATGGAAGCTTTGTTATACAATCAGCAGCAGTAAGATCATTCTTAGGTAATGAAATGGATATCACGCCATCACATTGGCTTTCTGCTTccttcattccaaattgtaagtattCATAGGTATATAAGTTTTATTATGTCTCTAGATATACATTATatgtagatacatagtaaaaacttgtatctagaaaagccacaaggacttataatttaaaatagagggagtacaacttacaatttggaaagaATACAGGGAGTACTTGTTTATGGTGTCTTTGGTTTGAGGGCGAAGTTGGATGGGATATGACCATCCATGAATTTGATGATATGTTCGACCCTATGGATGTGACGGGAGAATACTCCTGGATATCCATATGTAACCGCCAGTGAACAAAACAACACTTATCTATGGATGGCCATTTCCCATGACCCATCGATAGATATCTATTCAACCAACACAGTTTCTAAATGCGGTTCATCGGTATCTTGAGTTGCGAGATCATACCATTGTACGTTTAGTGTGGTTCATTTGTAGCTTGAGTTGAGAGATCATACCATTGTACGTTTAGTTTCAACGGTGATTCATGCTAGCTCTAGATTCCAGATAAACCTTGTTTGAATTGACAAGTTGTGTATCGGAGTTCATTTACTCTGTTTTGATCAGGAACCCTTTGGCAAGAAATTTTAATTAAACCTCTTGACAAAACCACGTTAAAGAAGTTTGGTCCCCAATAGTGTATAATTTGATGTTGTACACATTTGTTTTTTCTATTAGCGTGATTGAAGTTAAAGAAGTCTGATTTATAATAAAATTAAAACGATCTACGTTTTAGAAcgacagttttttttttgtttttttttgggggggggggggggggggggggttgaatAGATAGTTTCAGTTCTCTCATACAGGTCGTTCATAATCCAGATGTGGACGCAGTTGTCCTTTCCGGTTCAACTGAGGTGCCATTTGAAAGGATAACGCGCACGCAAACATTAATGGAAATTAATGGCGCTCGGACTGAACACCATGCGAGCGTTTACGGTTTTTGTTTGGTTCACTGCGAGTCGTTCACTGCCTAAACCAGGAGTAATCAATTTCTTGAAGCTCGGAATCACTTACACTCATTCAGTGCTGTCACGAACCAAACAGCATCTTAACCTTTAGTTTATTATTACATATAGACCACCATGTATTATCATAAGCACGACTAAAAGCACCCAAAACAGACAAAATATGCAGTGTGCTTAGGCTGTTCGTGTCTATCATGCTTGTTGGTCATCCGTCCTTATTTCGTTGGCTGCATTAGACAGCGAGGCGTTATTTCTGAAAGCTGACCGCACTGCCAACAAAAAGCTATTCAGAGCTTGCACGGTGAAGCACCTGGATGGTGCGCCACGATGAGGTTGTACGCGTCGAGCGTGAGGAAGTCGTCCAGCTCCGGCGCGGTGCACTGCCGGCTGAAGATCCTGCCTGCCTCCTCGTACCGCCCCTTCCGGAACCTCTCGTGGCCGACCTCCGCCTCGACCCTCGCCATCTCCTCCTCGACGACGCGCGCGAGCAGGTCCGGCGTCGCGCGCACCTCCACGCCGCCGGCGTCCAGCGCCGCGCCGTGGTGCAGCCACTGCCAGTTCTGGACGCGGCTGATCTCCGCCGTGGCCGCGTCCTCCATCAGGTTGTACAGCGGGACGGAGCCCGAGCCGCCCAGCCACGCCGCGAGGTACTGCACGCCCACGCGGACGTTGAGCCGCAGTGCGTCCACCGTGCGCGCGCCCCGCGGCGGCTGGATGAGGTCCTCCTCTCTGACGCTGGCgccctcgtgctcgtgccccccggcggcggcgccgtcgccgatgatGATCTGGTTCGGCCTCCCGCCGAGgtggccctcgaagacctcccGGACCGCCGGGATGAGCCCCGGGTGCGCCGCCCACGTGCCGTCGTGCCCCGCGCGCACCTCCCTCAGCTTGTCCTTGCGCACCAGCTCCAGCGCCGCCTCGTTCGCCGCCGCGTCGTCCTTGATCGGAATCTGAGCCGCCTGCGTGCATGCGATTGGTGAGTTCGTTCGTTGCACGGTTAATTAGTTACGTGACGTCGACCGCCCATGGCGCCCATTGGTGAGCTTACCATGCCGCCCATGGCGTGGACGCCGCGGCGGTGGCAGGTGTGGATGAGGAGGTGGGAGTAGGAGCGCATGAAGTGCTGGGCCATGCCGACGAGGGCGCGGTCGGGGAGGAGGCGGTCCGGGTGGGCGCGGAACGTCTTGACGTAGCTGAAGATGTAGTCCCAGCGGCCGCAGTTGAGCCCCGCCGAGTGCTCGCGCAGCTCGTGCAGGACCTCGTTCATCTGGAAGACCGCCGGCAGCGTCTCCACCAGCACCGTCGCCCGGATGCTCCCCGGCTCGATCCCAGCAGCTTTCTCCGCTCTCTGGAACACCCCGTTCCATATCCTCGCTTCCCTGCAGCAGACGACGACGCACGTGTTGCAGATTACGTCACTGCCGCGCACACGTGTGTGTGTGCACCGTGTTCATATGGCCCCGGCGTACCTGGAGTGCTCCATCTTGGGGAGGTAAAAGAATGGGCCGAAGCCGGCGCCCTGGCCGGCGCGGAAGGCGGCGTGGTTGTGGAAGAAGTAGAGGCCGAAGTCGACGAGGCAGCCGATGGccggctcgccgtcgacgaggatGTGCGCCTCGGGGAGGTGCCAGCCGCGGGGGCGGACGAAGAGCTTGGCGGTTCGGTCGTTGAGCTTGTACTCCCGCCCGCGCGCCGCGTCGCGGTAGGTGATGGTGCCAGCCACGGCGTCCCGCAGGTTCACCTGCCCGTGCATCAGGTTCTCCCACGTCGGCGACAGCGCGTCCTCGAAGTCAGCCTGCCACGTACGATTTCATGTCGTCTCAGCCTCTTCTCAGCATCACACGATTTCAAGTTTGCACTCGTGTGTGTGCGCGCTTACCATGAAGACCTTGGCGCCGGAGTTGAGCGCGTTGATGACCATCTTCCGCGGCTCGGCGGGGCCCGTGATCTCGACGGTGCGGTCGGCGACGGCCGGCGGCACGGGCGCGCACGTCCAGTCCCCGTCGCGCACGAGCCTCGTGGCCGGGTCGAACCGCGGCAGCTCGCCGGCGTCGTACCGCCGCTGGGCCTCCCGCCGCTGCTCCATGGCGTAGCGGACGGCGCCGCGGAACTCGCGTTGCAGGCCGGCCACGAACCCCAGCGCG
Protein-coding sequences here:
- the LOC8073688 gene encoding uncharacterized protein LOC8073688; amino-acid sequence: MGTAAAAARFVNYPLVAALLAFAVAQSSKFFTTWYKDGRWDARQFIASGGMPSSHSATVTALAVSVGIQEGFRSATFATALVFACVVMHDAFGVRLHAGKQAEVLNQIVYELPEEHPLSETKPLREILGHTVPQVVAGCILGILMAVVMHLALGSS
- the LOC8073689 gene encoding malate synthase, glyoxysomal; this translates as MAASTTAAPAPCYDAPEGVDVRGRYDREFASILTRDALGFVAGLQREFRGAVRYAMEQRREAQRRYDAGELPRFDPATRLVRDGDWTCAPVPPAVADRTVEITGPAEPRKMVINALNSGAKVFMADFEDALSPTWENLMHGQVNLRDAVAGTITYRDAARGREYKLNDRTAKLFVRPRGWHLPEAHILVDGEPAIGCLVDFGLYFFHNHAAFRAGQGAGFGPFFYLPKMEHSREARIWNGVFQRAEKAAGIEPGSIRATVLVETLPAVFQMNEVLHELREHSAGLNCGRWDYIFSYVKTFRAHPDRLLPDRALVGMAQHFMRSYSHLLIHTCHRRGVHAMGGMAAQIPIKDDAAANEAALELVRKDKLREVRAGHDGTWAAHPGLIPAVREVFEGHLGGRPNQIIIGDGAAAGGHEHEGASVREEDLIQPPRGARTVDALRLNVRVGVQYLAAWLGGSGSVPLYNLMEDAATAEISRVQNWQWLHHGAALDAGGVEVRATPDLLARVVEEEMARVEAEVGHERFRKGRYEEAGRIFSRQCTAPELDDFLTLDAYNLIVAHHPANEIRTDDQQA